From the Acetobacter aceti genome, one window contains:
- a CDS encoding ribonuclease J: protein MTEKDGGLAFLPLGGTGEIGMNLNLYRLGETWLAVDCGIGFSGNDTPEAEILVPDPTYIVERREKLAGLVITHAHEDHIGAVAHLWTRLGCPIYATPFAATVLRRKLGEARLDQQVKIHVIPCGGRFNVGPFDIEFIPVTHSVPEAQAMAIRTPQGIVVHTGDWKIDPTPLVGPPTDIERLREIGDEGVLALVCDSTNVMTPGASRSEAEVRQGLTELMGTLTGRIAVTCFASNVARVETIAMAAQAAGRVVVLVGRSLRNLDVAARECGYLSGVLPFLPEYEINNVEDDKIVMIITGSQGEPRSALSRIASDTHQSVALGEGDTVIYSSRMIPGNERAIMQVQDNLTRNGVRVITDKEGYMIHCSGHATADDVRTMYDLIRPQYAVPTHGEWRHLTAHAALAQEKGIASILLEDGDILNLAPGAVQVVDTAPTGRLAVDGNRLLAMDGDVLSARRKMLFNGIIIASVAVDDEGYVIGEPKISAPGLLEAGEPESIRVQEEFSNAIDEIPDELRMDDVSFREAAKTALRRALGRKLQKRPLVDVHVLRV from the coding sequence ATGACGGAAAAGGATGGCGGTCTGGCCTTTCTGCCACTCGGCGGAACGGGTGAGATCGGTATGAACCTCAACCTCTACAGGTTGGGGGAGACATGGCTCGCTGTGGATTGCGGTATCGGGTTCTCCGGCAATGATACGCCGGAAGCGGAAATTCTGGTGCCGGATCCGACCTATATCGTGGAACGTCGGGAGAAGCTGGCCGGTCTGGTCATCACCCACGCCCATGAAGATCATATCGGCGCAGTCGCGCATCTCTGGACGCGCCTCGGCTGTCCGATCTACGCGACGCCTTTCGCCGCGACGGTGCTGCGTCGCAAGCTCGGTGAGGCGCGCCTCGATCAGCAGGTGAAGATCCACGTGATCCCCTGCGGTGGACGTTTCAATGTCGGCCCGTTCGATATCGAGTTCATCCCGGTGACCCATTCGGTGCCGGAAGCGCAGGCGATGGCCATCCGCACGCCACAGGGCATTGTGGTGCATACCGGTGACTGGAAGATTGACCCGACGCCGCTGGTTGGTCCGCCGACCGATATCGAGCGCCTGCGCGAGATCGGTGATGAAGGCGTGCTGGCGCTGGTGTGTGACAGCACCAACGTGATGACCCCCGGCGCCTCGCGCTCGGAGGCTGAAGTGCGTCAGGGCCTGACGGAACTGATGGGAACGCTGACGGGACGCATCGCCGTCACCTGCTTCGCATCGAACGTCGCCCGCGTTGAAACCATCGCCATGGCGGCGCAGGCTGCCGGACGTGTCGTGGTGCTGGTCGGTCGCTCCCTGCGCAACCTCGACGTGGCGGCGCGTGAGTGTGGCTATCTCTCAGGCGTGCTGCCGTTCCTGCCGGAATATGAGATCAACAATGTCGAGGACGACAAGATCGTCATGATCATCACCGGCAGTCAGGGCGAACCCCGCTCGGCGCTGTCGCGGATAGCATCCGACACGCATCAGAGCGTGGCGCTCGGTGAAGGGGATACGGTCATCTATTCAAGCCGCATGATTCCCGGCAACGAGCGCGCGATCATGCAGGTGCAGGACAATCTGACCCGTAACGGCGTCCGTGTCATCACGGACAAGGAAGGGTACATGATCCACTGTTCCGGCCATGCGACGGCTGATGACGTGCGGACGATGTATGACCTGATCCGTCCGCAATACGCCGTGCCGACGCATGGTGAGTGGCGGCACCTGACGGCTCATGCGGCTCTGGCCCAGGAGAAGGGCATCGCCTCCATCCTGCTGGAAGACGGCGATATCCTGAACCTCGCGCCCGGTGCGGTGCAGGTGGTCGACACTGCGCCGACGGGTCGTCTGGCTGTGGACGGCAATCGTCTGCTGGCGATGGATGGTGATGTTCTGTCGGCCCGTCGCAAGATGCTGTTCAACGGCATCATCATCGCCAGTGTCGCGGTTGATGACGAAGGCTACGTCATCGGTGAGCCGAAGATCAGCGCGCCGGGTCTGCTGGAAGCGGGGGAGCCGGAAAGCATCCGCGTGCAGGAAGAGTTCTCCAACGCAATCGACGAGATTCCGGATGAACTGCGCATGGATGACGTTTCCTTCCGGGAAGCTGCCAAGACAGCGCTGCGTCGCGCTCTGGGGCGCAAGCTTCAGAAGCGTCCGCTCGTGGATGTTCACGTTCTTCGCGTCTGA
- the nuoN gene encoding NADH-quinone oxidoreductase subunit NuoN: MNWILALPEIVLAVSGLLILSVGVLTKKGHAFLPSATLSIAAFVVTGFLVALSPEGMGYDGLFVVDAFARFIKLLAIVGGVVAIALSVGYTNEHRELPFEMPILVLFSTLGAMVMASSTNLMTLFVGLELSSLAIYVLCALERDRLGSAEAGLKYFILGSLASGLLLYGVSLVYGYAGTMEYAPIAAEINGAGILPVGLVIGMVFVIVGLAFKLSAVPFHMWTPDVYQGAPTPVTAYMAGAPKFAAFALILRVMAGPFGAMSPRWQLLIEVIAALSMLFGAFAAIPQRNIKRLMAYSSIGHMGYAMMGLAAASPAGTTGTLVYLTTYLIMNAGTFGVITAMRRQGREVTEISDIAGLGRTNPGLALVLAICMFSMIGVPPLAGFFGKFMVFAAAWNAGLYPLIAVGVVSAIVGAFYYLRIVKVAYFDPAAPAFDRPAPSVSFVSIAMGLATVLFLIGLGPISEAAQAAAQALID; encoded by the coding sequence ATGAACTGGATACTTGCCTTGCCGGAAATCGTTCTGGCGGTCAGCGGTCTCCTTATCCTCTCGGTGGGTGTGCTCACGAAGAAGGGTCATGCCTTCCTGCCGTCGGCGACGCTGAGCATCGCGGCCTTTGTAGTGACCGGTTTTCTGGTGGCTCTCTCGCCGGAGGGCATGGGATACGACGGACTGTTCGTGGTCGATGCGTTCGCCCGCTTCATCAAGCTGCTGGCCATTGTCGGTGGCGTGGTCGCGATTGCGCTGTCGGTCGGTTACACCAATGAGCACCGCGAGCTGCCGTTCGAGATGCCCATTCTCGTCCTGTTCTCGACGCTAGGCGCGATGGTCATGGCGTCTTCGACCAATCTGATGACGCTTTTTGTCGGATTGGAACTGTCTTCGCTCGCCATCTACGTGCTGTGCGCCCTGGAGCGTGATCGTCTGGGATCGGCCGAAGCCGGGCTGAAATATTTCATCCTTGGCTCTCTGGCGTCCGGTCTGCTGCTTTATGGTGTATCGCTGGTTTACGGCTACGCGGGCACGATGGAGTATGCGCCCATCGCGGCCGAGATCAACGGAGCAGGCATCCTGCCCGTTGGTCTTGTGATTGGCATGGTGTTCGTCATCGTCGGACTGGCGTTCAAGCTGTCCGCCGTGCCGTTCCACATGTGGACGCCGGATGTCTATCAGGGTGCGCCGACGCCGGTGACGGCCTATATGGCCGGAGCCCCGAAGTTTGCGGCTTTTGCCCTGATCCTGCGCGTAATGGCGGGACCGTTCGGTGCGATGTCTCCGCGCTGGCAGTTGCTGATCGAGGTGATCGCGGCCCTGTCCATGCTGTTCGGCGCCTTCGCCGCCATTCCACAGCGCAACATCAAACGTCTGATGGCTTATTCCTCGATCGGTCATATGGGTTACGCGATGATGGGTCTTGCTGCCGCGTCTCCGGCAGGAACGACCGGCACGCTGGTCTATCTCACGACCTATCTGATCATGAATGCGGGCACGTTCGGTGTGATCACCGCCATGCGTCGGCAGGGACGTGAGGTTACGGAAATCTCCGACATCGCCGGACTGGGTCGCACCAATCCGGGGCTGGCTCTGGTGCTGGCGATCTGCATGTTCAGCATGATCGGCGTGCCTCCGCTGGCCGGGTTCTTCGGCAAGTTCATGGTGTTTGCAGCAGCCTGGAATGCTGGCCTGTATCCGCTGATCGCTGTGGGCGTGGTGTCGGCCATTGTTGGTGCGTTCTATTACCTGCGTATCGTGAAAGTGGCCTATTTTGATCCGGCGGCTCCGGCGTTTGATCGTCCTGCTCCGTCCGTTTCGTTCGTGTCCATCGCCATGGGGCTCGCCACGGTGCTGTTCCTGATCGGTCTGGGCCCGATCAGCGAGGCCGCACAGGCTGCGGCGCAGGCGCTCATTGACTAG
- the nuoI gene encoding NADH-quinone oxidoreductase subunit NuoI yields the protein MAGMDRALKAFLLTEIISGMASTFKTMFKPKVTINYPYEKGPLSPRFRGEHALRRYPNGEERCIACKLCEATCPAEAIVIEAEPRDDGSRRTTRYDIDMTKCIYCGLCEEACPVDAIVEGPNYEFATETREELMYNKEKLLSNGDRWESVLARRLELDAPYR from the coding sequence ATGGCTGGCATGGATCGTGCGCTGAAGGCTTTTCTGCTGACCGAGATCATCTCGGGCATGGCCTCGACATTCAAAACGATGTTCAAGCCGAAAGTCACCATCAACTACCCCTATGAAAAGGGACCGCTTTCTCCGCGTTTCCGTGGCGAGCATGCGCTGCGCCGCTATCCGAACGGCGAGGAACGCTGCATCGCCTGCAAGCTGTGCGAGGCGACCTGCCCGGCGGAGGCGATCGTCATCGAGGCCGAGCCGCGTGACGACGGCTCCCGCCGCACCACGCGCTACGACATTGACATGACGAAGTGCATCTATTGCGGCCTGTGCGAGGAAGCCTGCCCGGTGGACGCCATTGTCGAGGGTCCGAACTACGAGTTCGCCACGGAGACCCGTGAGGAGCTCATGTACAACAAGGAAAAGCTGCTCTCGAACGGCGACCGCTGGGAGAGCGTGCTGGCACGGAGGCTCGAGCTTGATGCGCCTTATCGCTGA
- the nuoL gene encoding NADH-quinone oxidoreductase subunit L, whose translation MQAALILFSVATLAPLCGSAIAGLFGRRIGDGAAQAVTVLCMLIATVCSYGALLGGMVGGGMPSVALLAHWVDAGSFHVNWALRFDTLSVTMVAMVLTVSTLVHIYSIGYMAHDTMPRYRFFSYLSLFTFAMLMLVTSNDLIQLFFGWEGVGLASYLLIGYWYQKPSACAAAIKAFVVNRIADLFFLVGIGLIFVVFGTVQYDDIFATVPDHVQTGYYLFGSVHSVLEIIATLLFIGAMGKSAQLFLHTWLPDAMEGPTPVSALIHAATMVTAGVFLMARMSPLVEFAPDTRIFIVLIGATTCFFAATVGLVQPDIKRTIAYSTCSQLGYMFMAVGVGAYQAAVFHLTTHAFFKAMLFLGAGCVIHAMHEEQDMFRMGGLWKKIPVTYAMMWIGSLALAGVFPFAGYWSKDAILNAAWVSHSGIGTYGWILGTVTAFITALYSWRLIFLVFHGKPRDQHAYDHAHESPAVMLGPVLILSIGALVAGAALAPLYIGGRQEGFWQGAIFNAPGNTVMASLEDVPTLIGLMPSIVGLLGIALAYVLYIARPELPGQIATSFRPVYQFLLNKWYFDELYDVIFVKPYRAIARALWHGVDEGVIEKIPVGLAEVTRGTAVTATRTQTGSIAIYAFTMLVGLVVFVTTVVFLK comes from the coding sequence ATGCAGGCAGCACTCATCCTCTTTTCGGTCGCGACACTCGCTCCTCTGTGTGGCTCGGCTATCGCGGGCCTGTTCGGACGGCGCATCGGTGACGGCGCGGCGCAGGCCGTGACGGTCCTGTGCATGCTCATCGCCACGGTATGCAGCTATGGCGCGCTGCTCGGCGGCATGGTCGGCGGTGGGATGCCCAGCGTGGCCCTGCTGGCGCACTGGGTTGATGCCGGCTCCTTCCACGTGAACTGGGCGCTGCGGTTCGACACGCTGTCCGTCACCATGGTGGCGATGGTGCTGACCGTCTCGACGCTCGTGCATATCTACAGCATCGGTTACATGGCGCACGATACGATGCCGCGTTACCGGTTCTTCTCGTATCTTTCGCTGTTCACCTTCGCCATGCTGATGCTGGTCACGTCCAACGACCTGATCCAGCTCTTCTTCGGCTGGGAAGGCGTCGGTCTCGCGAGTTACCTGCTGATCGGTTACTGGTATCAGAAGCCCAGCGCCTGCGCCGCCGCGATCAAGGCTTTCGTGGTCAACCGTATCGCCGACCTGTTCTTCCTTGTCGGGATCGGCCTGATCTTCGTGGTGTTCGGCACGGTCCAGTATGACGACATCTTCGCCACGGTCCCGGACCACGTCCAGACAGGTTACTACCTGTTCGGCTCCGTTCATTCCGTACTGGAGATCATCGCGACGTTGCTGTTCATCGGTGCGATGGGCAAGTCGGCGCAGCTCTTCCTGCACACATGGCTGCCGGACGCGATGGAAGGTCCGACACCGGTTTCGGCGCTGATTCACGCCGCCACCATGGTCACGGCGGGTGTCTTCCTGATGGCGCGCATGTCGCCGCTGGTCGAGTTCGCGCCTGACACACGGATTTTCATCGTGCTGATCGGGGCCACGACCTGCTTCTTCGCGGCGACGGTTGGTCTGGTGCAGCCGGACATCAAGCGCACGATTGCCTACTCCACCTGCTCGCAGCTTGGCTACATGTTCATGGCCGTCGGTGTCGGAGCCTATCAGGCGGCGGTCTTCCATCTGACGACCCACGCTTTCTTCAAGGCGATGCTGTTCCTTGGCGCGGGCTGCGTGATTCACGCCATGCACGAGGAGCAGGACATGTTCCGCATGGGTGGTCTCTGGAAGAAGATTCCGGTGACCTACGCCATGATGTGGATCGGCAGTCTGGCGCTGGCGGGCGTGTTTCCCTTTGCAGGTTACTGGTCGAAGGACGCCATTCTGAACGCGGCATGGGTCTCGCATTCCGGTATCGGCACTTACGGCTGGATACTCGGCACGGTCACGGCGTTCATCACGGCGCTGTATAGCTGGCGTCTGATCTTCCTCGTGTTCCACGGCAAGCCGCGTGACCAGCATGCGTACGATCACGCTCATGAAAGCCCGGCCGTTATGTTGGGGCCGGTGCTGATCCTGTCGATCGGCGCGCTCGTTGCCGGTGCGGCTCTGGCTCCACTCTATATCGGTGGCAGGCAGGAAGGGTTCTGGCAGGGTGCGATCTTCAACGCGCCGGGCAATACGGTCATGGCGTCACTTGAGGATGTCCCGACGCTTATCGGTCTGATGCCGAGCATCGTCGGTCTGCTGGGCATCGCGCTGGCTTATGTCCTCTATATCGCCAGGCCGGAACTGCCCGGACAGATCGCGACATCCTTCCGTCCGGTTTATCAGTTCCTGCTCAACAAGTGGTATTTCGACGAACTCTATGACGTGATCTTTGTGAAGCCCTATCGCGCCATTGCCCGCGCCCTGTGGCATGGTGTGGATGAGGGGGTGATCGAGAAGATCCCCGTCGGTCTTGCGGAAGTCACGCGCGGCACGGCGGTCACCGCCACGCGCACGCAGACCGGGTCCATCGCCATCTATGCGTTCACCATGCTTGTCGGGCTGGTCGTGTTCGTCACCACTGTGGTGTTCTTGAAATGA
- a CDS encoding biotin--[acetyl-CoA-carboxylase] ligase, with amino-acid sequence MAGQPFGWRLSCFDELPSTSDLCLAKADAGEVDGFAVLAFHQTSPRGSRGRLWADPGDSLALSVLIRPDMAERKQPGAWAFIAALAFHDALAEDRISPRLRIKWPNDIVLDGRKMAGILVEAGGGDAPWLVIGFGANLVASPVISGRKLACLAEWTASCQPRAVAERILVALARWRTVFRAQGFAAIRVAWLERSLPLDAPLVVNGGGHYSKGRFAGIGEDGELLLDCNGKIERVITGEVLYGDPKVNTLETGRAAGH; translated from the coding sequence ATGGCTGGTCAGCCGTTCGGCTGGCGGCTCTCCTGTTTCGATGAACTGCCGTCCACGTCCGATCTCTGTCTTGCAAAAGCGGACGCGGGGGAGGTGGACGGTTTTGCCGTGCTGGCGTTTCATCAGACCAGCCCGCGAGGCAGTCGAGGGCGTCTCTGGGCCGATCCGGGAGACAGTCTGGCGCTTTCAGTGCTCATCCGGCCTGACATGGCTGAGCGGAAACAGCCCGGTGCATGGGCGTTCATTGCAGCTCTTGCGTTTCATGATGCGCTTGCTGAAGACCGGATCAGTCCTCGTCTTCGAATCAAATGGCCCAACGACATAGTGCTGGATGGCCGCAAGATGGCGGGTATTCTGGTCGAAGCCGGTGGGGGAGACGCGCCTTGGCTGGTCATCGGATTTGGGGCCAACCTTGTGGCTTCTCCCGTGATTTCCGGCCGTAAACTGGCCTGTCTGGCGGAGTGGACGGCCTCCTGCCAACCGCGCGCTGTCGCGGAGAGAATTCTTGTCGCACTGGCGCGCTGGCGGACGGTTTTCAGGGCTCAAGGCTTCGCCGCAATTCGCGTCGCGTGGCTTGAACGATCGCTGCCTCTGGATGCGCCCCTTGTAGTAAATGGCGGCGGACACTATTCTAAAGGCAGATTTGCAGGGATTGGTGAGGATGGTGAGTTGCTCCTCGACTGTAATGGAAAGATCGAGAGAGTGATCACGGGTGAAGTGCTTTATGGTGACCCCAAGGTGAATACGCTGGAAACCGGTCGTGCTGCTGGTCATTGA
- a CDS encoding NADH-quinone oxidoreductase subunit J codes for MVQLVFYVFAAILVGSAAMVISARNPVHSVLFLILAFFNAAGLFLVAGAEFLAMILVIVYVGAVAVLFLFVVMMLDIDFTKMREGLQRYAPIGGVVGCILFVELVMAGLHWGMSPVMPAPITGGLGQPGGAATNTGALGNLIYTHYILLFQLCGLVLLVAMIGAITLTLRDRPMGRRQIISRQHERKRADTLEMMTLPLGQGTDANGGFIRPNDSYYVTAVPGSYGVPAAEKREPGEGDAE; via the coding sequence ATGGTCCAGCTCGTCTTTTATGTGTTCGCCGCCATTCTGGTCGGCTCAGCCGCCATGGTGATCAGCGCACGCAATCCGGTCCATTCGGTCCTGTTCCTGATCCTTGCGTTCTTCAACGCGGCAGGTCTGTTTCTCGTCGCCGGGGCCGAGTTCCTCGCGATGATCCTGGTGATCGTCTATGTTGGCGCGGTCGCCGTGCTGTTCCTGTTTGTGGTGATGATGCTCGACATCGACTTCACCAAGATGCGGGAAGGCCTGCAGCGTTACGCGCCCATTGGCGGCGTTGTCGGCTGCATCCTGTTCGTCGAACTGGTGATGGCGGGCCTGCACTGGGGCATGTCCCCGGTCATGCCTGCGCCAATTACGGGCGGCCTCGGCCAGCCCGGAGGCGCTGCGACCAACACCGGCGCGCTCGGCAACCTGATCTACACGCACTATATCCTGCTGTTCCAGCTTTGCGGTCTCGTGCTGCTCGTCGCCATGATCGGCGCGATCACCCTGACACTGCGTGACCGTCCGATGGGCCGTCGCCAGATCATCTCCCGCCAGCATGAACGCAAGCGCGCCGACACGCTCGAGATGATGACCCTGCCGCTGGGGCAGGGCACGGATGCCAACGGCGGCTTCATCCGCCCCAATGATTCCTATTACGTGACAGCCGTTCCGGGCTCTTACGGAGTCCCTGCCGCAGAAAAGCGCGAGCCGGGTGAAGGAGACGCAGAATGA
- the nuoK gene encoding NADH-quinone oxidoreductase subunit NuoK — protein sequence MNTAIAQIGLGPYLTVSAALLVLGVFGIFLNRKNIIIIMMSMELILLAANLNLVAFSSVLGDLSGQVLTLFVLTIAAAEAAIGLAILTVYFRNRGSIQVEDVATMKG from the coding sequence ATGAACACGGCAATCGCCCAGATCGGGCTCGGTCCCTACCTGACGGTCAGCGCGGCGCTGCTGGTGCTTGGTGTGTTCGGCATCTTCCTCAACCGGAAGAACATCATCATCATCATGATGTCGATGGAGCTGATCCTGCTGGCAGCCAACCTCAATCTGGTGGCGTTCTCCTCCGTGCTCGGTGATCTCTCCGGACAGGTTCTGACGCTGTTCGTGCTGACCATAGCGGCCGCTGAAGCTGCTATTGGCCTCGCCATCCTCACTGTCTATTTCCGCAACCGTGGCTCGATTCAGGTCGAGGACGTTGCGACGATGAAGGGCTGA
- a CDS encoding TetR family transcriptional regulator C-terminal domain-containing protein translates to MRQKDGNRPAGSLRENMTGHILDAAEKVFSCHGFSGARIDEIARVCDLPKANVLYYFNTKEKLYHATLERFLDVWLADADAWISEKNRPYDGLLKYVQAKIAFSRRKPEVSRLFMQELLSGGGQIEDFLKVTLKEHVERLSEVFSTWQERGQMKAVNVPHFMFLLWSMTQSYADMQVQFAAVLGRKKLLKSDYDDGLGTIMQLLSSVCIDEEISAR, encoded by the coding sequence ATGCGGCAGAAAGACGGAAACCGGCCCGCAGGGTCCCTGCGCGAGAATATGACAGGCCATATTCTGGATGCGGCGGAAAAAGTCTTTTCCTGTCATGGCTTTTCGGGTGCTCGGATTGATGAGATTGCCCGGGTCTGTGATCTGCCCAAAGCGAATGTCCTTTATTATTTTAACACCAAGGAAAAGCTCTATCATGCGACACTGGAGCGTTTTCTTGATGTTTGGCTGGCTGATGCTGACGCGTGGATTTCAGAAAAGAACAGGCCCTATGACGGTCTGCTGAAATACGTTCAGGCGAAAATCGCTTTCTCCCGGCGCAAGCCGGAGGTCTCCCGGCTCTTCATGCAGGAACTCCTGTCGGGCGGTGGTCAGATCGAGGATTTTCTGAAAGTCACACTGAAAGAGCATGTGGAGAGACTGTCAGAAGTTTTCAGCACCTGGCAGGAACGCGGACAGATGAAGGCGGTGAATGTTCCGCACTTCATGTTTCTGCTCTGGTCCATGACCCAGTCCTATGCCGATATGCAGGTCCAGTTTGCAGCCGTTCTGGGCCGAAAGAAGCTCCTGAAAAGTGATTATGACGACGGCCTGGGCACCATCATGCAACTGCTTTCTTCTGTGTGCATTGATGAGGAAATATCTGCGCGATAA
- a CDS encoding NCS1 family nucleobase:cation symporter-1 has translation MSGPSSLQTGSSSLINDDLAPVTQRTWGGKDYLFLWMSNIHSVAGYVTVSSLFVMGLPLQDVFLALLLGILVVQVACNLVAAPSFRTGAPFPVVARMTFGVYGAILAALIRGLIAIGWYGIQTWLASNALVVLAVKLWPAIEPWAITSQHGFVGLSLVGWVAFMTVWTLQIMVFWNGMDAIRHFIDWAGPVIYGMMALLDGWLLFKTGGHVSFHMFHVATHPTFTQQFSGIVNAMALIFAYFSPIILNFGDFARYGVNMRAIRSGNFWGLPFNLLAFAFLTLLTIALTLPVFGHLIFDPVETVVKTTSLTTALLGVLTVVTATVGINISANFVSAAFDFSNIAPNRLSWRQGGLIAATGAIIVTPWNLYARPELVHLTLDVLGSCITPMVAILLADYYIVKKQNIQPEALYSSDRNNAYWYQGGINPVAISALGAGTLCGLSFIFFPVFAEYRNLSCVAGFTTALGFHLLIAQIFPHQCTQKKAVA, from the coding sequence ATGAGCGGCCCTTCATCACTCCAGACAGGCTCATCCAGCCTGATCAATGACGATCTGGCCCCGGTGACCCAGCGCACATGGGGCGGCAAGGACTATCTGTTTCTGTGGATGTCCAATATTCATAGCGTGGCAGGCTACGTGACAGTCAGCAGCCTGTTCGTCATGGGATTACCTCTTCAGGACGTGTTCCTTGCCCTGCTTCTCGGTATTCTTGTGGTGCAGGTGGCCTGCAATCTTGTCGCGGCCCCCAGCTTCCGTACCGGAGCGCCTTTTCCCGTCGTGGCGCGCATGACGTTCGGAGTGTATGGAGCCATCCTCGCCGCGCTTATACGCGGGCTGATCGCCATAGGCTGGTATGGCATCCAGACCTGGCTCGCCTCCAACGCGCTCGTGGTGCTCGCCGTCAAACTCTGGCCTGCCATTGAACCCTGGGCCATTACCTCACAGCATGGCTTTGTGGGGTTGTCACTGGTCGGCTGGGTCGCCTTCATGACCGTATGGACCCTGCAGATCATGGTTTTCTGGAACGGTATGGACGCCATCCGTCATTTCATCGACTGGGCCGGTCCCGTCATTTACGGCATGATGGCGCTTCTCGACGGCTGGCTTCTTTTCAAGACGGGCGGGCATGTCTCGTTTCATATGTTCCACGTCGCGACACATCCTACCTTCACACAGCAGTTCTCCGGCATAGTGAATGCGATGGCGCTGATCTTCGCCTACTTCTCGCCGATCATTCTCAATTTTGGAGATTTCGCCCGTTACGGTGTCAACATGCGCGCCATCCGGAGCGGCAACTTCTGGGGCCTCCCGTTCAATCTACTGGCTTTTGCCTTTCTGACCCTGCTGACAATCGCCCTGACATTGCCTGTCTTCGGTCATCTGATTTTCGACCCGGTTGAAACAGTCGTCAAAACCACCAGCCTGACCACAGCACTTCTAGGAGTTCTGACTGTCGTGACAGCGACGGTCGGCATCAACATCTCGGCAAACTTCGTTTCCGCTGCCTTCGATTTTTCCAATATTGCACCCAATCGCCTGTCATGGCGTCAGGGAGGACTGATCGCCGCAACAGGCGCCATCATTGTTACACCATGGAATCTGTATGCACGCCCGGAACTGGTGCATCTCACACTGGATGTGCTGGGAAGCTGCATCACACCGATGGTCGCCATTCTTCTGGCCGATTACTACATCGTCAAAAAGCAGAACATCCAGCCTGAAGCTCTTTATTCATCAGACCGGAACAATGCTTACTGGTATCAGGGAGGCATCAACCCGGTAGCCATCAGCGCTCTTGGTGCAGGCACGCTCTGCGGGCTGAGCTTTATCTTTTTCCCGGTTTTTGCTGAGTATCGAAATCTGTCCTGTGTTGCCGGTTTTACGACCGCCCTCGGGTTCCATCTTCTTATCGCGCAGATATTTCCTCATCAATGCACACAGAAGAAAGCAGTTGCATGA
- a CDS encoding type III pantothenate kinase has translation MLLVIDAGNTNAVFAVDDGEKWRGTWRISMQTQRTSDEYAVWLLTLLHNEGIAPEDITGAAIGTVVPAAFYHLRQLCRQYFNVEPLVASPRLDWGFQIALDNPTEVGVDRLLNGLAAQRLYGGPLVVIDFGTATTFDVVAEDGTYLGGIIAPGINLSVEALHMAAARLPRIGIGRPEGGLVIGKNTNTAMRSGVFWGYVGLIEGLVERVKREFGAPMKVLATGGLAPLFSEGTQVFDHIDPELTINGLRFLFERNPEPPLHTITDSTQEEG, from the coding sequence GTGCTGCTGGTCATTGACGCGGGCAACACGAACGCTGTTTTTGCTGTCGATGACGGAGAGAAATGGCGCGGAACGTGGCGCATTTCCATGCAGACGCAGCGCACCAGCGACGAATACGCAGTGTGGCTGCTGACCCTTCTGCATAATGAGGGCATTGCCCCGGAGGATATTACCGGGGCCGCCATCGGTACGGTGGTGCCGGCTGCTTTCTATCATCTTCGCCAGCTCTGCCGTCAGTATTTCAATGTCGAGCCTCTCGTGGCGTCTCCACGTCTTGACTGGGGTTTCCAGATCGCTCTGGATAATCCAACGGAAGTGGGCGTTGACCGCCTGCTGAACGGGCTCGCCGCCCAGCGTCTTTATGGCGGCCCGCTGGTGGTCATCGATTTCGGAACGGCCACCACGTTCGACGTCGTGGCGGAAGACGGAACCTATCTGGGTGGCATCATTGCTCCCGGCATCAATCTGTCGGTTGAGGCCCTGCATATGGCCGCGGCACGCCTGCCGCGGATTGGAATTGGTCGCCCGGAAGGCGGCCTTGTTATTGGAAAGAACACGAACACGGCCATGCGGTCAGGCGTGTTCTGGGGATATGTCGGATTGATCGAAGGGCTTGTCGAGCGGGTCAAACGGGAATTCGGGGCGCCCATGAAGGTGCTTGCGACCGGTGGTCTCGCGCCGCTCTTCTCCGAAGGAACACAGGTCTTCGACCATATCGACCCTGAATTGACCATCAACGGATTGCGGTTCCTGTTCGAACGAAACCCGGAGCCGCCATTACACACCATCACAGACAGTACACAGGAAGAAGGATAA